The following are from one region of the Hydrogenimonas sp. SS33 genome:
- a CDS encoding RsiV family protein encodes MQKFYLYLLCFTTLLLAKSPYLNPYTASELPKITLQAFVCSKDNMFCIEKKLSTYDPHEASFPAEFAPFRSLFARQVEAYYDDDIRAELASDRNDTPDLSGNYYRHTDTSLFALTPTTLTLQYERSSYEGGAHGNYGIAYENFLRSNAAPVTLKKLFKPGTHKKLLAVAERYYRLAYNIPDDQNMRYDGWFDASFTLAENFAITPNGLLFVYNQYEIKPYAAGLTRFLLPYSAIESLIDPKGALAFVRRQSHTTQHYTFREDPLTLTLDVAQTKDVIDLNVTLRSDTCTRSGNWLSLSFPQLHSKKALLAADYSRFRQLATYDTHDKLYNRQLHKNVPARYLLVEARQPTVYPNTLYTMHIRLKAPKNLSPLIIDLRALAKTRERTYTAPYDYDGTRGQQGYQNYRVLFDLHEIRKKNQGSDR; translated from the coding sequence ATGCAGAAATTTTATCTATATCTGCTTTGCTTCACGACACTGCTTTTGGCAAAGAGTCCCTATCTCAATCCCTACACAGCATCCGAGTTGCCCAAAATCACACTTCAGGCGTTTGTGTGTAGTAAAGACAATATGTTCTGTATCGAGAAGAAGCTCTCAACCTATGATCCTCATGAAGCATCCTTCCCTGCCGAGTTTGCGCCTTTTCGCTCTCTCTTTGCCCGCCAGGTCGAAGCCTATTATGATGACGACATCCGCGCCGAACTGGCATCGGACCGCAACGATACACCCGACCTGAGCGGAAACTACTATCGTCACACCGACACCTCTTTGTTCGCACTTACTCCTACGACTCTGACGCTTCAGTATGAACGCTCATCGTATGAAGGCGGAGCGCATGGCAACTATGGCATTGCCTACGAGAACTTTCTAAGAAGCAATGCTGCACCTGTGACACTAAAGAAGCTCTTCAAGCCAGGCACACACAAAAAGCTCCTTGCCGTTGCCGAGCGCTATTACCGCCTTGCCTACAACATACCGGATGATCAAAATATGCGGTATGACGGCTGGTTTGATGCATCGTTCACCCTTGCCGAGAACTTCGCCATCACTCCCAACGGACTGCTCTTTGTTTACAACCAGTACGAGATCAAGCCCTATGCGGCGGGTCTGACACGCTTTTTGCTCCCCTATAGCGCCATAGAGAGCCTCATAGACCCAAAAGGCGCACTCGCCTTTGTGCGCCGACAGTCCCATACAACCCAACACTACACTTTCCGCGAAGATCCCCTTACCCTGACGCTTGATGTCGCACAGACAAAAGATGTGATCGACCTCAATGTCACCTTGCGCAGCGACACATGCACACGCTCAGGCAACTGGCTCTCCCTCTCTTTTCCCCAACTGCACAGCAAGAAAGCCCTGCTTGCTGCCGACTATAGCCGTTTCCGGCAACTTGCCACCTACGATACACACGACAAGCTCTACAACAGGCAACTGCACAAAAACGTGCCGGCTCGTTATCTGCTCGTCGAGGCTCGGCAGCCAACCGTATACCCCAACACCCTCTACACGATGCACATCCGTCTCAAAGCCCCGAAAAACCTTTCTCCTCTCATCATTGACTTGCGTGCCCTAGCCAAGACCAGAGAGCGCACCTATACCGCCCCTTACGACTACGACGGTACACGCGGGCAGCAGGGGTATCAGAACTACCGGGTGCTGTTTGATCTACATGAGATCAGGAAAAAAAACCAAGGTTCCGATCGTTAA
- a CDS encoding conjugal transfer protein TraR: protein MAYINTEYFKKRLEEERERILRNIEAVNAELATIAAEDEIDDIEDMAELKVDNDRDKEVLKILLQELKDVNDALKKIAEGTYGLDEKTGRPIPINRLLANPAARTA from the coding sequence GTGGCCTACATCAATACCGAATACTTCAAAAAGAGGCTCGAAGAGGAAAGAGAGAGAATCCTCAGGAATATCGAGGCGGTCAATGCCGAACTGGCGACCATCGCGGCGGAGGACGAGATCGACGATATCGAAGATATGGCGGAACTGAAGGTGGACAACGACCGCGACAAAGAGGTTCTGAAAATTCTGCTGCAGGAGTTGAAGGATGTCAATGACGCATTGAAAAAGATCGCCGAGGGTACCTACGGACTCGACGAGAAGACGGGCAGGCCCATCCCCATCAACCGCCTTTTGGCCAACCCCGCCGCCCGCACGGCTTAA
- a CDS encoding TrkA C-terminal domain-containing protein → MKQILIIADGIVAKHFLQRVIETYVSTNEYTVVTLDRSILPEKIPSNFLIYQFDPTSYIKLSRILKRDFHEIFIIMKNRVDAEGTYHNIRRDDPMTRITFYNKWDIEFFNDLFFKDENLINVNANELIASRLYDFLPNVPVIAQNVGLGQGEIMEVSVPFGSAYVYRHIGTIIQNRWRIVALYRANQLLLPKPSLMIKPNDVLLLVGKPSVLESVFRAIKRQSGQFPAPFGEHIYLYIDMMKESALCIRNCLEQVGYLHKRIKGRNLVIRVANPGDPELLEEIKALDSPTVECVVDYRAREAETLIKEDVERFNIGLIACGRDIFDDRKYREIFYAMHKPVLQLSRLSMVQLKKLVLVLSESENMELISSTVFDVASQLDLDVELLDYEPDGDFGKKKEVLSHYENLANIFSKKLDVRHETRNPIRALEPEEPFLQVLPFTEGVLQRRILAYFSTDIEKLYFKLSRNPQLFVPVEIE, encoded by the coding sequence ATGAAACAGATATTGATTATCGCTGACGGAATTGTAGCAAAACATTTTCTTCAGCGTGTCATCGAAACATACGTCAGTACCAACGAATATACGGTGGTGACGCTCGACCGCTCGATTCTGCCGGAAAAGATACCTTCAAACTTCCTCATCTATCAGTTCGACCCGACCAGCTACATCAAACTCTCCCGGATTTTGAAGCGCGATTTCCACGAAATTTTCATCATCATGAAAAACCGGGTCGATGCGGAGGGGACCTACCACAATATCCGCCGGGACGATCCGATGACGCGGATCACCTTCTACAACAAATGGGATATCGAGTTTTTCAACGACCTCTTTTTCAAGGACGAGAACCTCATCAACGTCAACGCCAACGAGCTGATCGCAAGCCGCCTCTACGACTTTCTGCCCAATGTCCCGGTCATCGCCCAGAATGTGGGGCTGGGGCAGGGGGAGATCATGGAGGTTTCCGTCCCCTTCGGGAGTGCCTACGTCTACCGCCATATCGGGACGATCATCCAGAACCGGTGGCGCATTGTGGCGCTTTATCGGGCGAACCAGCTGCTGCTTCCCAAACCCTCCCTGATGATCAAACCCAACGATGTCCTTCTGCTCGTGGGCAAGCCCTCGGTGCTGGAGTCGGTTTTCCGTGCCATCAAGCGCCAGTCGGGGCAGTTTCCCGCACCTTTCGGGGAACACATCTACCTCTATATCGATATGATGAAAGAGAGCGCCCTTTGCATACGCAACTGCCTGGAGCAGGTGGGCTACCTGCACAAACGCATCAAGGGGCGGAATCTGGTCATCCGGGTGGCAAATCCCGGGGACCCGGAACTGCTGGAGGAGATCAAAGCCCTCGACTCGCCGACCGTCGAGTGCGTTGTAGACTACCGTGCCCGGGAAGCCGAAACGTTGATAAAAGAGGATGTGGAGCGCTTCAACATCGGGCTCATCGCCTGCGGCAGGGACATTTTCGACGACCGGAAATACAGGGAGATCTTCTATGCCATGCACAAGCCGGTGCTGCAGCTGAGCCGCCTCTCGATGGTGCAGTTGAAAAAACTGGTGCTGGTTCTCTCGGAAAGCGAAAATATGGAGCTCATCTCCTCCACCGTTTTCGACGTCGCTTCCCAGCTCGACCTGGATGTGGAGCTGCTCGACTACGAACCCGACGGGGATTTCGGGAAGAAAAAGGAGGTATTGAGCCACTACGAAAACCTGGCCAACATCTTTTCCAAAAAACTCGATGTGCGCCACGAAACCCGCAATCCCATCCGGGCGCTGGAGCCGGAGGAGCCCTTTCTGCAGGTCCTTCCCTTTACGGAGGGGGTTCTGCAGAGACGGATACTCGCCTATTTCAGTACCGATATCGAAAAACTCTACTTCAAGCTCTCCCGAAACCCGCAGCTCTTCGTTCCCGTCGAAATCGAATGA
- a CDS encoding DUF5718 family protein, giving the protein MRDVICLGVAGNFANHLEQAGEAGDFVDVEVDEAHAPKGIFPFYLPGNEGFLGVYPISKDTLVLPEEEANAQVEPEIGILFGVEYDDRKRVKNLKALKFTVFNDTTIRKEGALKISEKKSWHENSKGKGDIWIDIDKFEKGGVMDRFRLRSFLVRDGVKHEYGVDAPLTGYSYFHEKLTDWLVDKINNQKDAGPLEDISKHFRECGYPGHLFVSIGATAYAPFGEQNYLKEGDEVIVEAYDAENPERRILLRQRVKRDQGETTL; this is encoded by the coding sequence TTGAGAGATGTCATATGCCTGGGTGTTGCCGGCAATTTCGCCAACCACCTGGAACAGGCGGGCGAAGCGGGTGATTTTGTGGATGTGGAGGTAGACGAGGCCCACGCTCCCAAGGGGATTTTCCCATTCTATCTGCCGGGCAACGAAGGTTTTCTGGGGGTCTACCCCATAAGCAAGGATACGCTGGTGCTTCCCGAAGAGGAGGCCAACGCCCAGGTGGAGCCGGAGATCGGCATACTTTTCGGTGTGGAGTACGACGACCGCAAGCGCGTCAAAAACCTCAAAGCGCTGAAGTTCACTGTCTTCAACGACACGACCATCCGCAAGGAGGGGGCCCTGAAGATCAGCGAAAAGAAGAGTTGGCACGAAAATTCCAAGGGCAAGGGCGATATCTGGATCGACATCGACAAATTCGAAAAGGGCGGGGTGATGGACCGCTTCCGCCTGCGAAGCTTTCTGGTCCGTGACGGGGTGAAACACGAATACGGCGTCGACGCCCCGCTGACGGGCTACAGCTACTTCCACGAAAAACTGACCGACTGGCTCGTCGACAAGATCAACAACCAGAAAGATGCCGGGCCTCTGGAGGATATCTCCAAACATTTCAGAGAGTGCGGCTACCCCGGCCATCTGTTCGTGAGCATCGGTGCCACCGCCTACGCCCCCTTCGGCGAACAAAACTACCTCAAAGAGGGAGACGAAGTGATCGTCGAGGCTTACGACGCCGAAAATCCCGAAAGGCGGATCCTCCTGCGTCAGCGGGTGAAGCGGGATCAAGGAGAAACTACACTATAA
- the tgt gene encoding tRNA guanosine(34) transglycosylase Tgt, producing the protein MNFRVDAVDGKARACTFTTAHSTVQTPVFMPVGTSAVVKALDTVDMTETLETQIILANTYHLYLRPGDRTVAKLGKLHGFTGYDRSFLTDSGGFQAFSLSDISKPDDEGILFRSHIDGSKHYFTPSKVLDIQYNLGSDIMMILDDLVALPATKKRIALSIDRTTRWAEESITYHRFKQEHGTGVGQNIFAIIQGGTDPEFRKISAESLCAMDFDGFAIGGLSVGEANQAMYDTVEFTTPFMPEEKPRYLMGVGTPEDLVENIERGVDMFDCVMPTRNARNGTLFTTFGKINIKAARFKEDNGPIDDACDCYTCRHFSRAYLNHLYRARELTYFRLASLHNLHYYLSLVKEARNAILEGNFAGFKKDFYRKRGK; encoded by the coding sequence ATGAACTTCCGTGTCGATGCCGTAGACGGCAAAGCCCGCGCCTGTACTTTCACCACGGCCCACAGCACCGTCCAGACCCCCGTTTTCATGCCCGTAGGCACCAGCGCCGTCGTTAAGGCGCTCGATACCGTCGACATGACGGAGACCCTCGAGACGCAGATCATTCTGGCCAACACCTACCACCTCTACCTCCGGCCCGGCGACCGGACCGTCGCCAAACTGGGGAAACTCCACGGCTTCACCGGGTACGACCGCAGTTTCCTCACCGACAGCGGCGGTTTCCAGGCCTTCAGCCTCAGCGACATCTCCAAACCCGACGACGAGGGGATACTCTTCCGCAGCCACATCGACGGGAGCAAACACTACTTCACCCCCTCTAAAGTCCTGGATATCCAGTACAACCTCGGCAGCGACATCATGATGATCCTCGACGACCTGGTGGCCCTTCCGGCGACGAAAAAGCGCATCGCCCTCTCCATCGACCGAACCACCCGCTGGGCAGAGGAATCCATCACGTACCACCGTTTCAAGCAGGAGCACGGCACGGGGGTCGGCCAGAACATCTTCGCCATCATCCAGGGGGGGACCGATCCGGAGTTCCGCAAAATCTCCGCCGAATCCCTCTGCGCCATGGATTTCGACGGTTTCGCCATCGGCGGCCTCAGCGTGGGGGAAGCGAACCAGGCAATGTACGACACCGTCGAATTCACCACCCCCTTTATGCCGGAAGAGAAACCCCGCTATCTGATGGGGGTCGGCACCCCCGAGGACCTGGTGGAGAATATCGAGCGGGGGGTGGATATGTTCGACTGCGTCATGCCCACCCGCAACGCCCGCAACGGCACCCTCTTCACCACCTTCGGGAAAATCAACATCAAAGCCGCACGCTTCAAGGAGGACAATGGACCCATCGACGACGCATGCGACTGCTACACCTGCCGACATTTCAGCCGTGCCTACCTTAACCATCTCTACCGCGCCAGGGAGCTCACCTATTTCCGGCTCGCTTCGCTGCACAACCTCCACTACTATCTTTCTCTGGTCAAAGAGGCGAGAAATGCAATCCTCGAAGGAAATTTCGCCGGGTTCAAAAAAGATTTTTATAGAAAACGCGGGAAATAA
- a CDS encoding YbhB/YbcL family Raf kinase inhibitor-like protein yields MRLESPAFENGGTIPARYTCDGEDISIPLIFADVPAEAKSLALIMDDPDAPMGIFVHWLIYNMPASLEGLPEGVPNEPYLEEGILQGVNSFGNIGYGGPCPPDGAHRYMFKLYALDTHLDADAGMNKQQLLAAMRGHIVDGAELMGVYAR; encoded by the coding sequence ATGCGACTGGAGAGTCCCGCATTCGAAAACGGCGGTACCATTCCCGCCCGGTACACCTGTGACGGTGAAGATATTTCGATTCCGCTCATCTTCGCCGATGTTCCGGCGGAGGCGAAGAGCCTCGCGCTCATTATGGACGACCCCGACGCGCCGATGGGCATTTTCGTCCACTGGCTCATTTACAACATGCCCGCCTCCCTGGAGGGGCTTCCCGAGGGCGTACCCAACGAGCCCTATCTGGAAGAGGGGATTCTGCAGGGGGTCAACAGTTTCGGAAACATCGGGTACGGCGGTCCGTGCCCGCCCGACGGCGCCCACCGCTACATGTTTAAGCTTTACGCGCTGGACACACATCTCGATGCGGATGCCGGGATGAACAAACAGCAGCTGCTCGCCGCCATGCGGGGGCACATTGTCGACGGTGCGGAGCTGATGGGCGTTTACGCCCGCTGA
- a CDS encoding GDSL-type esterase/lipase family protein, translating into MHLSKTEFIALIVALFVGLHFYNKYQMDNSSDIPESDQPVYIHDGKTPVIVAFGDSLTAGTGAGQNTGYPAQLSQMLGIDVINAGVSQERSSDAARRIGSVLNRYHPDIVLIEIGFDDITSGRKRSTIADNLLKIIKAVKKSGATPIVIGIPDPDLIEMMIATDLGFYEEAARKTGALYIPDVFGSVLKNEELKSGFTYPNAKGYRKAAETVYHFLTERVL; encoded by the coding sequence ATGCATCTGAGCAAAACGGAGTTCATCGCCCTCATCGTCGCGCTGTTTGTTGGGCTGCACTTCTACAACAAATACCAGATGGACAACAGTAGCGATATCCCGGAGAGCGATCAGCCCGTATACATCCATGACGGGAAAACCCCTGTCATCGTCGCTTTCGGAGACAGTCTCACCGCAGGAACCGGAGCCGGCCAAAATACCGGCTACCCGGCCCAGCTCTCCCAAATGCTCGGCATTGATGTCATCAATGCAGGCGTGAGCCAGGAACGCTCTTCCGATGCGGCCCGGCGTATCGGAAGTGTTCTGAACCGGTACCACCCCGATATCGTACTCATCGAAATCGGTTTCGATGACATCACCAGCGGGCGCAAGCGGTCAACGATCGCAGACAATCTTCTCAAAATCATCAAAGCGGTCAAAAAGAGCGGCGCGACTCCCATCGTCATCGGCATACCCGACCCGGACCTGATCGAGATGATGATCGCCACGGATCTCGGCTTTTACGAGGAGGCAGCCCGGAAAACCGGAGCACTCTACATTCCAGATGTTTTCGGGAGCGTCCTGAAAAACGAAGAACTCAAAAGCGGATTTACCTACCCCAATGCCAAAGGGTACAGAAAAGCGGCCGAAACCGTTTACCATTTCCTGACGGAGCGTGTACTATGA
- the purH gene encoding bifunctional phosphoribosylaminoimidazolecarboxamide formyltransferase/IMP cyclohydrolase — protein MRALISVSDKTGVVAFARGLEKLGFEIVSTGGTYKILRENGIHAIEIDEVTKFPECFEGRVKTLNPYIHGGILHRRDKQSHLEQAKELGVEAIDLVCVNLYPFKATIERTDDFEEIIENIDIGGPAMVRSAAKNFDSVIIVTDPSDYTPVLEALESGNNTLEMRRNLMIKAFEHTAAYDSMIANYMNRRFNEGFGAKQFIVGSKIFNTRYGENPHQKGALYEFDDFYTKNFTTLKGEASFNNLTDISGAVKIAAAFGDENAVCIVKHGNPCGFAIRDNLVDAYTEALKCDPVSAFGGVVAVNGTVDKALAEKMNEIFLEVVIAGRITPEAQEVFASKKRIKLFEFGADRLLVSDDAYDFKHVSGGFVYQDADKVKDEEVANAERKSERKATGQEKKDMEIAWKVAALTKSNCVVYVKNAAMVAVGMGMTSRVDAARCALKKAEEMGLDVTGAAMASEAFFPFRDSIDAAAAAGVKAIIEPGGSIRDDEVIEAADEHGIALYFTGVRHFLH, from the coding sequence ATGCGTGCATTGATCAGCGTGAGCGACAAGACGGGTGTGGTGGCGTTTGCCAGGGGGCTCGAGAAACTGGGTTTCGAGATCGTTTCGACGGGCGGGACCTACAAGATTCTCAGGGAAAACGGCATTCATGCCATCGAGATCGACGAGGTGACGAAATTTCCGGAGTGTTTCGAGGGGAGGGTGAAGACGCTTAACCCCTACATTCACGGCGGCATTCTGCACCGGCGTGACAAGCAGAGCCATCTGGAGCAGGCCAAGGAGCTGGGTGTGGAGGCGATCGACCTGGTCTGTGTGAACCTATACCCGTTCAAGGCGACGATCGAGCGGACCGACGATTTCGAGGAGATCATCGAAAACATCGACATCGGCGGGCCGGCGATGGTGCGCAGCGCGGCGAAGAATTTCGACAGTGTCATCATCGTCACCGATCCTTCCGACTATACGCCGGTGCTTGAAGCGCTCGAAAGCGGCAACAATACGCTCGAGATGCGCCGGAACCTGATGATCAAGGCGTTCGAGCATACGGCCGCCTACGACAGCATGATCGCCAACTACATGAACCGCCGCTTCAACGAGGGGTTCGGCGCGAAGCAGTTCATCGTGGGAAGCAAAATCTTCAACACCCGATACGGCGAAAACCCCCACCAAAAGGGTGCGCTCTACGAATTTGACGACTTCTACACCAAAAACTTCACGACCCTCAAGGGCGAAGCGAGCTTCAACAACCTCACCGACATCAGCGGCGCGGTGAAGATCGCGGCGGCGTTCGGCGATGAAAACGCCGTCTGCATCGTCAAGCACGGCAACCCCTGTGGCTTCGCCATCCGCGACAATCTGGTCGACGCCTACACCGAAGCGCTCAAGTGCGACCCGGTGTCGGCCTTCGGCGGTGTCGTGGCGGTCAACGGCACGGTGGACAAAGCGCTGGCGGAGAAGATGAACGAGATTTTCCTCGAAGTGGTGATCGCCGGGCGCATTACCCCCGAAGCGCAGGAGGTCTTCGCCTCCAAGAAGCGCATCAAACTCTTCGAGTTCGGTGCCGACCGGCTGCTCGTGAGCGACGACGCCTACGACTTCAAGCATGTCTCCGGCGGTTTCGTCTATCAGGATGCCGACAAGGTCAAAGACGAAGAGGTCGCGAACGCCGAGCGCAAGAGCGAGCGCAAAGCGACCGGGCAGGAGAAAAAAGATATGGAAATCGCCTGGAAGGTGGCGGCCCTGACGAAGTCCAACTGCGTCGTCTATGTCAAAAACGCCGCCATGGTCGCCGTGGGCATGGGGATGACCAGCCGCGTCGACGCGGCGCGCTGTGCGCTGAAAAAGGCCGAAGAGATGGGGCTGGACGTCACCGGCGCGGCAATGGCCAGCGAAGCCTTCTTCCCTTTCCGCGACTCCATCGACGCGGCGGCCGCCGCGGGCGTGAAGGCGATCATCGAGCCGGGCGGGTCGATCCGCGACGACGAAGTGATCGAAGCGGCCGACGAACACGGCATCGCCCTCTACTTTACGGGTGTGCGCCACTTCCTCCATTGA
- a CDS encoding DUF1501 domain-containing protein has protein sequence MKENFPGHPKRQIFFVNKHGWDTHDSDNEHQAGYLSRSLGAFQKALDEMGLSDQVTTFTVSDFGRSLSPNGAGTDHGWGSHAFVMGGAVKGGRIYGTIPRIEPDSPDAWHDRLVPTIAMESYLATLAAWLGIAESDLDAIFPNLKSFNDRNLGFFS, from the coding sequence GTGAAAGAGAATTTCCCCGGTCACCCCAAACGGCAGATCTTTTTCGTCAATAAGCACGGATGGGACACCCACGACAGCGACAATGAGCATCAGGCAGGCTATCTGAGCCGGTCGCTCGGAGCGTTCCAAAAAGCGCTCGACGAGATGGGCCTCTCCGATCAGGTGACGACCTTCACCGTTTCGGACTTCGGTCGTTCCCTCAGTCCCAACGGTGCGGGAACCGACCATGGCTGGGGTTCGCATGCCTTCGTGATGGGCGGTGCGGTCAAAGGTGGCCGCATCTACGGCACCATACCCCGCATAGAGCCCGACTCACCCGATGCATGGCATGACCGTCTCGTGCCGACGATTGCTATGGAGAGTTATCTGGCGACTCTGGCCGCATGGCTGGGTATAGCGGAGAGTGACCTCGATGCGATTTTCCCAAATCTCAAGAGCTTTAACGATCGGAACCTTGGTTTTTTTTCCTGA
- the pdxA gene encoding 4-hydroxythreonine-4-phosphate dehydrogenase produces MSLPLIAVSIGDLNGIGIEIALRAHHEIKKRCRPLYMVHYGLAKTAAEKLGLPLPEPFEHIAPEAAPFTLAPGTVSPESGAYSFASFKQAVEEVSQKRADAVVTLPIHKEAWMLAGIPYKGHTDALRDFFKKEAIMMLGCEKLYVGLFTEHIPLKEVPGKVKEAPLTRFLLDFQRETGAGKIAVLGLNPHAGDHGVLGDEEETIRAAIDRANASLPSPVFTGPLVPDIAFSPQMRKRYTYYVAMYHDQGLAPLKALYFDESINVSLNLPIIRTSVDHGTAFDIAYLPDRPVNLQSYVNAVDAAVKLSKSQRA; encoded by the coding sequence TTGAGCCTCCCCCTCATCGCCGTCTCCATCGGAGACCTCAACGGCATCGGCATCGAAATCGCCCTGCGCGCCCACCACGAGATAAAAAAGCGCTGCCGTCCCCTCTATATGGTCCATTACGGTCTGGCGAAGACGGCGGCGGAAAAGCTCGGGTTGCCCCTGCCCGAACCGTTCGAACATATCGCGCCCGAAGCGGCGCCCTTTACCCTCGCTCCCGGCACGGTCTCTCCCGAAAGCGGCGCCTACAGCTTCGCCTCTTTCAAGCAAGCGGTGGAAGAGGTCTCCCAAAAACGCGCCGATGCCGTCGTAACGCTTCCCATCCACAAAGAGGCGTGGATGCTCGCCGGCATCCCCTACAAAGGGCACACCGACGCCCTGCGGGACTTTTTCAAAAAAGAGGCCATCATGATGCTGGGGTGTGAAAAACTCTATGTGGGCCTCTTTACCGAGCATATACCGCTCAAAGAGGTCCCCGGAAAGGTGAAAGAAGCTCCCCTCACACGCTTTCTGCTCGATTTTCAACGCGAAACCGGGGCCGGAAAAATCGCCGTGCTGGGGCTGAACCCCCATGCGGGAGACCACGGCGTGCTGGGAGACGAAGAGGAGACCATCCGGGCCGCTATCGACAGGGCCAACGCCTCGCTCCCCTCCCCCGTTTTCACGGGCCCGCTGGTCCCCGACATCGCTTTCAGCCCCCAAATGCGCAAACGCTACACCTACTATGTCGCCATGTACCACGACCAGGGGCTCGCGCCGCTCAAAGCCCTCTATTTCGACGAAAGTATCAACGTCTCGCTGAACCTTCCCATTATCCGGACCTCCGTCGACCACGGCACGGCATTCGACATCGCCTACCTGCCCGACAGGCCCGTCAACCTCCAAAGTTACGTCAACGCCGTCGACGCGGCGGTGAAGTTGTCAAAATCTCAGCGGGCGTAA
- a CDS encoding pyridoxine 5'-phosphate synthase, which yields MTKLGVNIDHIAVLREARKINDPDPIQALGVLALAGADQVTIHLREDRRHIHDEDARRIVELSPLPVNLECSIDESIIDIVCRLRPHRATLVPERREEVTTEGGLDIIKYEDRALKAIERLHAEEVEVSLFIDPDLELMTVADALGAEWVELHTGAYANIHAMLYGNLPHSHHSIVELDLPRHTLKTKLEESLASLSGAADHAASLGLKVAAGHGLNYQNVTPVAAMRAVEELNIGQSIIARSVFTGLEKAILDMKALLR from the coding sequence ATGACAAAACTGGGTGTGAACATCGACCACATCGCCGTCTTGCGCGAAGCGCGCAAAATCAACGACCCCGACCCGATCCAGGCGCTTGGCGTCCTGGCCCTCGCGGGTGCCGACCAGGTGACGATCCACCTTCGGGAGGACCGCCGCCACATCCACGACGAGGATGCCCGCCGCATCGTCGAACTGAGCCCCCTGCCCGTCAACCTGGAGTGCTCCATCGACGAGAGCATCATCGACATCGTCTGCCGGCTGCGCCCTCACCGCGCCACGCTGGTTCCCGAACGCCGGGAGGAGGTGACGACGGAGGGAGGGCTCGATATTATCAAATATGAAGACCGGGCCCTAAAGGCCATCGAACGGCTCCATGCCGAAGAGGTCGAAGTCTCCCTCTTCATCGACCCCGACCTGGAGCTGATGACCGTTGCCGACGCCCTGGGGGCTGAGTGGGTGGAGCTCCATACCGGCGCCTACGCCAACATCCACGCCATGCTCTACGGCAACCTCCCCCACTCCCACCACAGCATCGTCGAACTCGACCTTCCGCGGCATACCCTCAAAACCAAACTGGAAGAGTCTCTCGCCTCCCTCTCCGGCGCCGCCGACCATGCCGCGTCCCTGGGGCTCAAGGTCGCCGCCGGCCACGGGCTCAACTACCAAAACGTCACACCCGTCGCGGCCATGAGAGCCGTGGAAGAGCTCAACATCGGCCAGAGCATCATCGCCCGCAGCGTCTTCACCGGGCTCGAAAAGGCGATACTCGACATGAAAGCGCTGCTGCGTTGA